The Amycolatopsis umgeniensis DNA segment GCTCGAACAGCTCCGGCTGTTCGCCCGACAACGCCTCGCCGAAATGGCGGACGGCGTTCGCCGACGACTTTCCACTCCGGACGGTATCGAGCGCCAGCAGACCCGAGCGGCTCTGCTGCGCGGCGGGGTCGTTCAGCGGCGCCCATTGCTGCTCGAAATCGCGGAAGTCCGGCGGCGGGCCGAGTCTGCTGCCCGCTTCGGCGAGATACGTCATGCACAGCAACGGCCAGACGGCGTCGGGCCCGCCGGCGTCGAGCCGGGCGGCGAACTGGCCCGCCGAGTTGATCGCCAGCCGCGCGTCCGGCCCGCAGCACAGCGAAAGGATCATGGCCGTCGCGACGAAGGCCGCGGTTTCGCGGTCGTCGATGTGGTCGACGGCCTCGCGCACCCTGGCGGGCGCCGAATCCGGGTCGCAGTGGAACTCCGCGTGCGCGAGCTGGAGCAGGATCGCCATCCGCTTGCGTTCGCTGAGCCGTTCTTCCAGCGCCCGCACCAGAAAACGGACGGCAAGGTCCGGATCGCCGTTGACCACCGAATGCCGGGCGGCCAGTCGCAGCACGTCGACCGCCCAGGGGATCCTGATCGCCGTCGCCTCCAAGAGGTGCGCGCCGACCCGCTCCGGCGCGGCGCCCGCGTCGTGCAGGAGCCGCGCCGCCCGTGACTGGGTGACCGCCCTGGTGGTGAGCGGCATGTCGGCGAGCACCGAATTGCGGACGAACGGGTACGTCAGCGCCGGCTGATGGCTGTTGGTCAGCAGATGCACGCGCACCATCGTGTCGATGGCCTCCAGCGCGGTGATCTCGTCGACCCCCGCGAGCTGCGCCAGCAGGTCGAAACTCGCGTCCTCGCCGAGGATCGCGACGGCTTCGAGCATCTTCGGCGCGGCGGTGTACTCGTGCATGCGGACCCGCAGCACTTCGCCGATCATCGCCGACCCCGCGGTGTCCAGATCCATCCCGGGGACGAGCCGGCGGCGCAGCGCGGTGAGCAGGTACGGGTTGCCGCCGGTCACCTCACTGCATTCTTCGGCGAACCGTCCGAGGGAGACACCGAGGAACTCGGCGACATGCCGCGTTCCCAGCCCGCGCAGCCTGATCGTCGCCGGAGTGCAGCCGGACATCTCGAGCAGGGCGACCTCACCGGTCTGCAGATGCCCGATCAGCGACGTCAGCACGACCATCACCGGCAGGTTCTCCACCCGGTGCCGGATGTAGGCGAGACAGCGCATCGACCACGGGTCGGCGAGATGGATGTTGTCGATGCCGAGGAAGACCGGCCCCTGCTCGGCGGCGTGGCGGACGGTGTGGAAGAAGGCGTCGAGCGCTTCCGTCTGTTCCTGTTCGTTCCGGGGGTGGCGGTCCGGCAGGATTTCACTCACGTGGGGTGCCCGCGGCCGCGGCGAGCCGGGTTCGGTGGGGGCGTGGGTGAGCCCTTCGATCAGCTGACGGCCGACACCGCCGCTCAGATGCGTTTCCAGCCGGGACGCGGTGGCGATCGCGACGGCGAACCCGGCCGCCTTCGCCAGTTCCCCGCTCCGGGTGAGCACCGACGACTTGCCCATGCCGAACTCGCCGACCACCACCGCACTGGTGGCGCGCCCCTGGAGGGCGGCCTGGAACAGCCCGGTGATCGCTTCGAGGTCGCTTTCGCGACCCAGCAGTCCGGCGGCGCGGCGCTTCGGTACCGAAGGCCCGCCGAAGGGACTCTCGGGATTTACTTCGGTATGCACCGTAGAGACCTTCGTGTCGGCTTGCGGCAGACTACTTGAACGTAAGCGGAAGTGGGAGTAATCGCTGGTCGTCGAGGGGAGCAGGGGTCGAGATGTCCGCATCCGACGACATCCGCCGGAACCGGCGGGAGGACCGTGACGACATCAAGGCCGCGACGACGCACGCCACGAAGACCACGACGAGGTTGGCCGTGATCGTCGAAGGCCGCCCACAACGCCGCGCGGCACCGGGGGACAGGTAGCGCAGATCGGCCTTCGCCAGCGCGCCCTCCACCGACGCGAATTCCGCGACCTGGCGGCCGCAGCGCCGGCAGCCCGCCAAATGCTTCTCGAAGGCGTATGCCTCGGCTTGATCCAGCACACCGAGCACATAGGCCGCGACATCGGTGTGTTTCACCTTTCGCTTCCTCATCGCGAACCCAGCTCTCCTAACGACCGTCGCAATGTCCTCATAGCCGCGTACAGCCGTGATTTGACCGTTCCCTCCGGGATTCCCAATATCACCGCCGCCTCCCGGACCGTATGCCCGGTCAGATACGTCTCGTAGATGACAGCCTGATATTTGCTGTCCAGATATCGTAGCGCTTCGGAAATGACGAGTGCGGACAGTGACTGATCGGTCTGGTCCGCTATTTCGGCGTTTTCGGAACTGTCCAGCTCCACCTCCTGTGGCCGGGCTCGCCGGTTTCGCCAGCCGTCGATCACGATCCGCCTCGCGACCGTGAGCAGCCAGCCGCGCAGCATTCCCGGCTCGCGGTTCAACGTGTCGGAATGTTGCCAGGCGCGAATCAGTGTCTCTTGGACGACGTCCTCGGTCCATTGTTGATCATGGCCGGTCAGGTACATCACCTGCCCGAACAGAGGTTCCCGGAAATCCTTGTACAGCAACGAAATCAGCTCGTCAGGCAGCTCTTTCGGCTGCTGCTCGCCACCGAAACGGCATTCTCTGCCCACTGCTTCCATAAGGTTCGCGACCTCCCCGACGGTGGAGGATTTCACAGGTTCGTACACCGTAGCGCAGACTATCGCCGTGAGCCATGTGCAGTAGTGCTCTATTTACCATTAGTGACCCGGTACGTATCCCGGGGATAAACGGTTCTAAATATGTCGTGTGATTCACGTCACACTGACGTGGGTGGACGGAGATCGAACCGGCCGCTCCGTTTCGCCGTACTTCCAGTGAGGCACTTTGCGGACGGGGACGGGTGAAATGATCTATCGACTGCTCGGAGTGGTGATCGCCTTCTTGGTGATATGGGCGGGAACACCCGCCGTCGCCTTCGCTGAAATCGATTCCCATGATCGGGAGCTGCTCGTGCGGGTGCGTCAGGCCGGATTGTGGGAAGGCCCCGTCAGCCGTCAGGCGGAACAGCGCGGGAGCGCGCAGCGGGTGCGGGAAGTCGGGCGAAAACTCGCCGACGATCACGACCGCCTGGACGCCCAGGTCCGCGACCTCGCCTCCAGGGTCCGCGTCGGACTTCCCGGCGCACCCACCGAAGAACAACGGTCCTGGGTGGACGAGATCACCGGTGCCGTCGGCGCCGACTTCGACCGCGCCTACGTCAACCGCGCCCGCGCCGCGCACGGCAGCATCTTCGGGCTCGCTTCCCAAGTCCGGGCCGCCACCCGTGACGACGCGATGCGCTCCTTCGCCCAGACGGCCGTCGACACCGTCATGCGGCACATGACCCTGCTCGAAAGCACCGGTATCGCCGAAACGACCTCGTTGATGGTCGTTTCCACCGGCGGCAACGAACTCGGCGGCGGAGACATCGCGCTCGGCGTCCTCATGGTGGGGATCGCCGGGGGAGCGACCTTCGGTCTGGTGCGAGCCCTCGGCTCACCGGGCAGGCGCGCATGACGGCCTCGCTCCTCGCGGTCATCCCGGCCCCGTCGCCGCACGACAGCGGAGTGCGGGACATCGCGACGCTTTCGGCCCGCTTCGCCTACGTGACGATGTGCCTGACGCTGGCTTGGGGCGTGCTGAGCGCCACCGGCTGGATCAGGCGGGTCACCGGGCACGAGGCGTTGCGCGGCGGCCACGTCGTGCTCGCCGCGTTCACCCTCGCCACCGGTGTCGTCCACGGCCTGTCCTATCTCTTCCTCGACGACGGCTCGTTCGGCTTCGTCGCACTGCTGATCCCGTTCGCGGGCGGCGGATTCGCGCGGCACGCGGCGGGTGTGGTCGGGCTGGAACTGTTCATCGCCGTCTCGGTCACCGCCGCGTTGCGCCGCGGTGTGGTCAACCGCAGCTGGCAGCGGTTCCATCAGGCCGGCTACCTCTCGGTCGGCCTGCTGGTGATCCACTCCTGGCTCGGCGCGGCCGCGAACGGGAATCTCGCGACGGTCTGGCTCGGCGGGATCACCGTGCTCACCCCGGCCGTCGTGCTCACCGTGCTCCGGGTGCTCCCGCCGCGGGCGCTGGTCCGCCTCGGCCTGCTCGACGGCGACACCGGCCGCGCCGCGCCTGTCCGGATCTCCGTCGACGACAAGAAATGCCACCGCTACGCCATCTGCCAGGCCGAAGCGCCGCAGGTCTTCCAGTTACAGGGTGACGGCCAGCTGCGCTATCTCCGAAAACCCGGCGCCAAACAGGTGCCGCTGGTCCAGGCCGCGGCCCGAGCTTGTCCGATGCGAGCCATCCAACTGCAAGGGGCGGGACAATGAGCGAACGGATCGTCGTGGTCGGCGGCGGGCTGGCCGGTCTGCGGTGTGCGGAACGGCTGCGGGAACTGCGGTTCGACGGCGAACTGGTGATCGTCGGCAACGAACCGGACCTGCCGTATCACCGGCCGGCGCTGTCCAAGCAACTGCTGACCGGCACCACGGATCCGGCGGAGATGATGCTCGCCCGGCTCGACGAGATCGACGCCGAATGGCGCTTCAACACCCCGGCCACGCACCTGCAGCCGGGCCGCCAGGTCGTCCACCTGCCCGGGGCGGAGGAACTGCGCTACGACGGGCTCGTCATCGCCAGCGGCGTCGAACCGCGGCGGCTTTCCGGTGTCCCGCACGGACATCCGCGCGTGGTCGTGGTCCGGACCCTGGCCGACGCCGCCGAACTGCGCGACAATCTCGCCGCCGACCACGGTCCGGTCGCGGTGCTGGGCAGCGGTTTCATCGGCTGCGAGGTCGCCGCGAGCCTGCGCGAGACCGGCCGGGAGGTCACCATCATCGGCCGGTCGGAGACCCTGCTCGGCGAGGTCGTCGGCAAGCACATCGGACAGAAGCTTTCGGCGCTGCACCGTTCGCGCGGCGTGCGGCTCGCGCTCGGCGCGTCCATCGAAGACTGGCAGACCACGGCGAACGGCCTGCGGCTGCGGTCGTCCGACGGCTGGATCCTGGACGTCTCCTGTGTCGTCGTGGCCGTCGGGACCGTGCCGTCGATCTCGTGGCTGCGCGGGTCGAAACTGCCGCTCGACGACGGCGTCGTCTGCGCGCCGACCTGTCACGTGCTGGGGATGGGCAACATCGTCGCGGCAGGCGATGTCGCGCAATGGCCGAATCCGCGGTTCGACGAGACACCGAGACGGGTCGAGCACTGGCTCAACGCCGTCGAGATGGGCCGGGCCGCCGCGGAAAGTCTCCTTGCCGGGCCGCAGTCCGCGCGGCCGTTCGCGCCGGTGCCGCGGTTCTGGTCGGAACAGCACGGCGTGCGCATCCAGGCGGGCGGCATCCCGAAGCTGGGCACCGACACCGTCGCGCTCGCTTCACCCGTCGGTGGCGAGAAACCCGTCACCGGCTTCGTCCGCAAGGGACGCCTTGTCGGTGTCGTCGGCCTCGACAGCCCGTCCGCCGTCCTCCACTGGACCAACGAGATCGCGGAACAGAACCCCGTCAGCCCGCAAGAAACGGAGACGCCTGATGCACCGATCGCGGTTGACCATGCTCGTCGTCATCGCGGCGCTCGTCGTGGGCGCCGCGATGTGGTGGCAGGCGGCTGACTCCGGGGATCAGGTGGCGCTGACGGCGAGGGCTCCGGTCACCGAAGCCCTCCCCAGTCCGCGTGTCCCGCCGTCCGGCACCTCGCGTCCTCGAACTCCCGAGGACACGCCGCCCGGCACGCAGCTCACCGCCGTCTACATGGCGAAGATGGGGCAGGCCGTCCTCGACGAGACCGGCGCCGTCCTCTTCCGATACCAGCGCGACGACCCGCACAAGGCCCGCTCGACGTGCCTCGGGGACTGCGCCGAGGTGTGGATCCCCATCACGACCACCGGCACGCCGGTGGTGACCGGCATCGATCCCGCGATCGTCGACACCATCAAACGTCCCGAAGGAGCCAAGCAGGTCACCCTCGCCGGGTGGCCGCTCTACAAGTTCGCCAACGCCCGGCCCGGCGAATGGACCGGTCAGGGCGCCGACCACCTCTGGTTCGTGGTCAAACCCGACGGGCAGCGCAACCTGAACTGCCTGCCGGTGCCCGTGCAGTAGGATTCGCCGACGGACGAGTCGGCAGGGCGGCCGCGAGCCGGGAGACCGGTTCGAGGAAAGTCCGGACTCCACAGGGCAGGGTGGTTGTTAACGGCAACCCGGGGCGACCCGCGGGACAGTGCCACAGAGAACAGACCGCCTCCGTGCGCTTCGCGGGCGGAGGTAAGGGTGAAACGGTGGTGTAAGAGACCACCAGCGTCCTGGGTGACCAGGACGGCTAGGTAAACCCCACCCGGAGCAAGGCCAAGAGGGAGCCGCGAGGCTCCTGCGCAGACGATCGAGGGCTGCCCGCCCGAGTCTGCGGGTAGGCCGCTCGAGCCCGCCGGCGACGGCGGGCCTAGATGGATGGCCGCCACTCGCGGAGCCGCAAGGCGAAGCGAGGACAGGATCCGGCTTACACGCCGACTCGTCCGCTACTTCTTTTGTGGTCGCTCTCAGTCCGTGAAGGACCCCTTCCTGTACTTAGCGGCGGGGTAGGAGGTCCGTGAAGGCCTCCTTACCTACCTTGAGCGTAGGGAAGGAGGCCTTCACGGACCTCCGGAAGCGGTGAGCGGCCGGGTCCAGGGCCCATTCGGTCAAGGACCCGAATCACCACCCAGCCCGCCCACCTGCGGAAGCGATAGCAAAGGTCCCTTGCTCCCGATCTCGGCCCCTTCGGACGCTGCGCCCCCTGTCTACTTGCCGGTAGGGTGCCTTCCATGGGCGAAGCGAGTCGGGTCACGGGACGGTTCCGCGGGACGTTCGATGTACTGCATTCCCTTACCTACTTCGCACCCGAGACGGAAGCCGCGCTCACCGACGCGGGTCTCCGGCCGGGGCGCATGACCTACTTCGCGGGCCGCGCGGCACCCATGGGCGCGGTGGGGCCGGGCGTGGTCGCGGCCACTTTCTACAACTTCAACCCGGAGCTGGTCGCCCGCCACATCCCGCGTGCGTGGACGCTGGCCAGCCCCGACCGGATCATCGAGGCCCGGTTCGAAGCCGTCGACGCGACGCTGACCCGGCTGCTCGGCAAGGACACCCTCGACTCGAAAGAGGTCGAAGAGGCCGCCGAACTCGCCCGCGAGGCGACCGGGGGTTGCCAGGTCGACGGCCGCCCGCTCTACGCCGGGCACGCCGACCTCGACTGGCCGAGCGAGCCGCATCTCGTCCTCTGGCACGCCATCACCCTGTTGCGTGAGCACCGCGGCGACGGGCACATCGCCGCGCTCCTGGTCAACGGTCTCGACGGGCTCGACGCCCTCCTCACGCACACCGCCACCGGCAAGGGGTTCCTGGCCGCCGCGGCCAAGGCCTCCCGGGGCTGGAGCGACGAGCAGTGGGACGGCGCGGCCGCCAAACTCCGCGAGAAGGGCGTACTCGACGCCGAGGGCGGCCTGACCGAGGCCGGGAACGATCTCCGCGAGCGGATCGAAGCCGCCACCAACGCGGCATCGGCCGGCCCTTGGGAGCACCTCGGCGAGGAAAAGACCAAGCGTCTTCACGAGCTGTGCGGGCCCTTGAGCCGCCAGGCCGTCGAAGCGGGCGCTTTTCCCGCGAATGTGTTCTCGACGGGCCGATAATCACGCTATGTAGTGAAAAAGGCCGTCAGGATTTCGCTTTGGGTAACGGAAGTATGACTTTCGATTGATCGGCGTCGATGATTTTTGTCGAATGCGTGCTCACCCAGCGGACTCGCGAGAAGCCACCGAACGAGTCATGTCACACTGGTCGCGGCCGGATTCTCAGCGGTCGACCCGTACTCACAGTGAGCAAGTTCCTCGCAACCGGGGGATTTCGTCAGCGCACTGCGAAATCCGGGTGGCCGGGGTTAATCCAGACGACCCTTGCAACGATGATGGAGACCGAGGATGGTCGTGGTGCTGTGCCTCGCTCTGTGACTAGTAGACAAAACGACATCTACAGAGCGCGCTTTGACCACTACGCCTCGTGACGCCATGATGTTCGAAGCACCACCGAGCCAGAACCGCGCGAACCCCCTCTCCGCGCACCGGGAGTAATGCGATGATGACCTTGACCACCCTCGACACGCTGGCCGCCGGCGAGCTCGGCACCGGCAACGTCCGCACCTGGCTGATCGACAACATCATCCCCCTGGTGCTGCTGGCCGTCGCACTTCTTCTGCTGTGGCTGGGCGGTGGCAAGGGGGACAACGCCGGTGTCATGCGCCGTCTCGCCGGTGTCGTGATCGCGCTGGCGATCATCGGCCTCGCGGTGAGTGGTGCCGGAGTCAACGTGGGCCAGTGGATCGCCGGCCTCTTCACAGGCTGAGGGCCCGCGTTGCGTATCCGCACCGATGACGAGGTTTACCGGGTCGATGCCGTGTGGCTGGGCCCGCCGAAAGCGACTTTTCCCTGGAGAGCCCGCTACGTCGCGTGGCTCGTCGGTATCCCGGTCTTCCTGCTCGTGCTCACCGCCGAACGGTGGGCGGGCTGGAGCTTCGGGTTCTTCTCGACCGCCTGGGCTTTCGTCGCCACAATTGTGATCACGAGATTGATCACGGCCAAGATCAGCCACGAGCGCCCGCTGGGCGCCGTGGCCGCGATGGCGGCGAAAGAGCTCAACTCACCTAGAGAACGGACCACGGGCACGGGCGGCGCGGCCAGCGCATCCCGCGTCCGGGTACGGGCCACCCGCCCGCTACCGAAGCACCGCAGGAGACGGCAGTACCAGTACGACGGCTACGGCGGCGGCGCCGGAGCTCAGGGAACACCACGAGCGCGTCGGAGCCGTCCTGCGGCTCGGGCCGGGAGGTAGTCGTTGTTCGGTCGCGGCGGAAGCCGAGGAAAACGTGATCGAGACCTGCAGCAAGGGGCCTGGAACCCGCCCCAGCAGGTCCGCTCCGCGCAGCCCAAGAAGGCCGGCAAGGGAAGGCGGCTGCCCGGCGAGGCGGCGATACCGT contains these protein-coding regions:
- a CDS encoding BREX system ATP-binding domain-containing protein yields the protein MHTEVNPESPFGGPSVPKRRAAGLLGRESDLEAITGLFQAALQGRATSAVVVGEFGMGKSSVLTRSGELAKAAGFAVAIATASRLETHLSGGVGRQLIEGLTHAPTEPGSPRPRAPHVSEILPDRHPRNEQEQTEALDAFFHTVRHAAEQGPVFLGIDNIHLADPWSMRCLAYIRHRVENLPVMVVLTSLIGHLQTGEVALLEMSGCTPATIRLRGLGTRHVAEFLGVSLGRFAEECSEVTGGNPYLLTALRRRLVPGMDLDTAGSAMIGEVLRVRMHEYTAAPKMLEAVAILGEDASFDLLAQLAGVDEITALEAIDTMVRVHLLTNSHQPALTYPFVRNSVLADMPLTTRAVTQSRAARLLHDAGAAPERVGAHLLEATAIRIPWAVDVLRLAARHSVVNGDPDLAVRFLVRALEERLSERKRMAILLQLAHAEFHCDPDSAPARVREAVDHIDDRETAAFVATAMILSLCCGPDARLAINSAGQFAARLDAGGPDAVWPLLCMTYLAEAGSRLGPPPDFRDFEQQWAPLNDPAAQQSRSGLLALDTVRSGKSSANAVRHFGEALSGEQPELFEQPYFFTLATAVLADESALTDKLCQVLDTKRLPWDFHVPKGALATLARGIALQAGGDLVRASVHYESLVRQFDERGVTSHCPIAVLCAARLIETSVDLGRYDVANALLDKIDFGATQALFTHNYLLYARGRLRTATGEPELGYEDLRGCGRRLEHHGMRFPGFAPWRAHAARTALALGRTDAAARLAEEDLEAAERWGAPRILGGALTTAGLTRDDEEAERLLTKAVDILGGSTAKLALAEALTELGALQARHGQGEKAIVTLREAAQSSRHCGARPLARRAAEALRDARASMATAKENEHGLTKQEYRVAVMASQGLTNREIAEALHLTRRTVELHLSGAYRKLGITGRTELSTALGRSQRVDGD
- a CDS encoding zf-HC2 domain-containing protein — encoded protein: MKHTDVAAYVLGVLDQAEAYAFEKHLAGCRRCGRQVAEFASVEGALAKADLRYLSPGAARRCGRPSTITANLVVVFVACVVAALMSSRSSRRFRRMSSDADISTPAPLDDQRLLPLPLTFK
- a CDS encoding sigma-70 family RNA polymerase sigma factor — translated: MEAVGRECRFGGEQQPKELPDELISLLYKDFREPLFGQVMYLTGHDQQWTEDVVQETLIRAWQHSDTLNREPGMLRGWLLTVARRIVIDGWRNRRARPQEVELDSSENAEIADQTDQSLSALVISEALRYLDSKYQAVIYETYLTGHTVREAAVILGIPEGTVKSRLYAAMRTLRRSLGELGSR
- a CDS encoding DUF4142 domain-containing protein encodes the protein MIYRLLGVVIAFLVIWAGTPAVAFAEIDSHDRELLVRVRQAGLWEGPVSRQAEQRGSAQRVREVGRKLADDHDRLDAQVRDLASRVRVGLPGAPTEEQRSWVDEITGAVGADFDRAYVNRARAAHGSIFGLASQVRAATRDDAMRSFAQTAVDTVMRHMTLLESTGIAETTSLMVVSTGGNELGGGDIALGVLMVGIAGGATFGLVRALGSPGRRA
- a CDS encoding 4Fe-4S domain-containing protein; the encoded protein is MTASLLAVIPAPSPHDSGVRDIATLSARFAYVTMCLTLAWGVLSATGWIRRVTGHEALRGGHVVLAAFTLATGVVHGLSYLFLDDGSFGFVALLIPFAGGGFARHAAGVVGLELFIAVSVTAALRRGVVNRSWQRFHQAGYLSVGLLVIHSWLGAAANGNLATVWLGGITVLTPAVVLTVLRVLPPRALVRLGLLDGDTGRAAPVRISVDDKKCHRYAICQAEAPQVFQLQGDGQLRYLRKPGAKQVPLVQAAARACPMRAIQLQGAGQ
- a CDS encoding NAD(P)/FAD-dependent oxidoreductase, which encodes MSERIVVVGGGLAGLRCAERLRELRFDGELVIVGNEPDLPYHRPALSKQLLTGTTDPAEMMLARLDEIDAEWRFNTPATHLQPGRQVVHLPGAEELRYDGLVIASGVEPRRLSGVPHGHPRVVVVRTLADAAELRDNLAADHGPVAVLGSGFIGCEVAASLRETGREVTIIGRSETLLGEVVGKHIGQKLSALHRSRGVRLALGASIEDWQTTANGLRLRSSDGWILDVSCVVVAVGTVPSISWLRGSKLPLDDGVVCAPTCHVLGMGNIVAAGDVAQWPNPRFDETPRRVEHWLNAVEMGRAAAESLLAGPQSARPFAPVPRFWSEQHGVRIQAGGIPKLGTDTVALASPVGGEKPVTGFVRKGRLVGVVGLDSPSAVLHWTNEIAEQNPVSPQETETPDAPIAVDHARRHRGARRGRRDVVAGG
- a CDS encoding COG4315 family predicted lipoprotein — translated: MHRSRLTMLVVIAALVVGAAMWWQAADSGDQVALTARAPVTEALPSPRVPPSGTSRPRTPEDTPPGTQLTAVYMAKMGQAVLDETGAVLFRYQRDDPHKARSTCLGDCAEVWIPITTTGTPVVTGIDPAIVDTIKRPEGAKQVTLAGWPLYKFANARPGEWTGQGADHLWFVVKPDGQRNLNCLPVPVQ
- a CDS encoding SCO6745 family protein, with protein sequence MGEASRVTGRFRGTFDVLHSLTYFAPETEAALTDAGLRPGRMTYFAGRAAPMGAVGPGVVAATFYNFNPELVARHIPRAWTLASPDRIIEARFEAVDATLTRLLGKDTLDSKEVEEAAELAREATGGCQVDGRPLYAGHADLDWPSEPHLVLWHAITLLREHRGDGHIAALLVNGLDGLDALLTHTATGKGFLAAAAKASRGWSDEQWDGAAAKLREKGVLDAEGGLTEAGNDLRERIEAATNAASAGPWEHLGEEKTKRLHELCGPLSRQAVEAGAFPANVFSTGR